In Mycobacterium sp. Aquia_216, a genomic segment contains:
- the pafA gene encoding Pup--protein ligase, which produces MQRRIMGIETEFGVTCTFHGHRRLSPDEVARYLFRRVVSWGRSSNVFLRNGARLYLDVGSHPEYATAECDSLVQLVTHDRAGEWVLEDLLVDAEQRLADEGIGGDIYLFKNNTDSAGNSYGCHENYLIVRAGEFSRISDVLLPFLVTRQLICGAGKVLQTPKAATFCLSQRAEHIWEGVSSATTRSRPIINTRDEPHADAEKYRRLHVIVGDSNMCETTTMLKVGTAALVLEMIEAGVPFRDFSLDNPIRAIREVSHDVTGRRPVRLAGGRQASALDIQREYYSRAVEHLQTREPNAQIEQVVDLWGRQLDAVESQDFAKVDTEIDWVIKRKLFQRYQDRYNMELADPKIAQLDLAYHDIKRGRGVFDLLQRKGLATRVTTDEDIAEAVDNPPQTTRARLRGEFISAAQAAGRDFTVDWVHLKLNDQAQRTVLCKDPFRAVDERVKRLIASM; this is translated from the coding sequence GTGCAGCGACGAATCATGGGCATCGAGACCGAGTTCGGTGTCACCTGCACGTTCCACGGCCATCGCCGCCTGTCCCCGGACGAGGTAGCCCGCTACCTTTTCCGCCGGGTGGTGTCGTGGGGCCGCAGCTCCAATGTCTTTTTGCGTAACGGCGCCCGTCTGTACCTCGACGTGGGCAGCCACCCCGAGTACGCCACCGCCGAGTGCGACAGCCTGGTGCAGCTGGTCACCCACGATCGGGCTGGGGAATGGGTGCTGGAAGACCTGCTGGTCGACGCCGAGCAGCGGCTCGCCGACGAAGGCATCGGCGGCGACATCTACCTGTTCAAGAACAACACCGATTCGGCGGGCAACTCCTACGGCTGTCACGAGAACTACTTGATCGTCCGGGCCGGCGAGTTCTCCCGGATCTCCGATGTGTTGTTGCCGTTCCTGGTCACCCGGCAGTTGATCTGCGGGGCCGGCAAGGTGCTGCAGACGCCCAAGGCAGCGACATTCTGTCTGTCCCAGCGGGCCGAGCACATCTGGGAAGGCGTCTCGTCGGCGACCACCCGCAGCCGTCCGATCATTAACACCCGCGACGAGCCGCATGCTGACGCCGAGAAATACCGGCGGCTGCATGTCATCGTCGGCGACTCGAACATGTGCGAGACCACCACCATGCTCAAGGTGGGTACCGCCGCGCTGGTGCTGGAGATGATCGAAGCCGGCGTGCCGTTCCGCGACTTTTCGCTGGACAACCCCATCCGCGCTATCCGCGAGGTCAGCCACGATGTCACCGGTCGCCGGCCGGTGCGGCTGGCCGGCGGGCGCCAGGCCAGCGCGCTGGACATCCAGCGGGAGTACTACAGCCGCGCGGTCGAGCACCTGCAGACCCGGGAGCCCAACGCGCAGATCGAGCAGGTCGTCGACCTGTGGGGTCGGCAGCTCGACGCCGTCGAAAGCCAGGACTTCGCCAAGGTCGATACCGAGATCGACTGGGTGATCAAGCGCAAGCTGTTCCAGCGTTATCAGGACCGCTACAACATGGAGCTGGCCGACCCGAAGATCGCCCAGCTGGACTTGGCCTATCACGACATCAAGCGCGGTCGCGGTGTCTTCGACCTGTTGCAGCGCAAGGGTCTGGCGACGCGCGTCACCACCGACGAGGACATCGCCGAGGCCGTGGACAACCCGCCCCAGACCACCCGCGCCAGGCTGCGCGGCGAATTCATCAGCGCCGCGCAGGCGGCTGGCCGCGACTTCACCGTCGACTGGGTTCACCTCAAGCTCAACGACCAGGCGCAGCGCACTGTGCTGTGCAAGGACCCATTCCGGGCGGTCGACGAGCGAGTCAAACGGCTGATCGCGAGTATGTAG
- the prcA gene encoding proteasome subunit alpha gives MSFPYFISPEQAMRERSELARKGIARGRSVVALAYAGGVLFVAENPSRSLQKISELYDRVGFAAAGKFNEFDNLRRGGIQFADTRGYAYDRRDVTGRQLANVYAQTLGTIFTEQAKPYEVELCVAEVAHYGETRAPEMYRITYDGSINDEPHFVVMGGTTEPIATALKDSYAENADLRDALGIAVEALRAGSANGSDEPSLDVASLEVAILDANRPRRAFRRIGRSTLENLLQEADLNGSKSDSEPSDSDGESSD, from the coding sequence GTGAGCTTCCCGTATTTCATCTCGCCTGAGCAGGCGATGCGTGAGCGCAGCGAGCTCGCGCGCAAGGGCATCGCACGGGGCCGCAGCGTGGTCGCGCTGGCCTACGCCGGCGGCGTGCTGTTCGTCGCGGAGAACCCGTCGCGGTCCCTGCAGAAGATCAGCGAACTGTATGACCGCGTGGGCTTTGCGGCCGCGGGCAAGTTCAACGAATTCGACAATCTGCGGCGCGGCGGCATCCAGTTCGCCGACACCCGCGGTTACGCCTACGACCGCCGCGACGTCACCGGCCGGCAGCTGGCCAACGTCTACGCGCAGACCCTCGGCACCATCTTCACCGAGCAGGCCAAACCCTACGAGGTCGAGTTGTGCGTCGCCGAGGTCGCGCACTACGGCGAAACCCGAGCGCCTGAGATGTACCGGATCACCTACGACGGTTCCATCAATGACGAGCCGCATTTCGTGGTGATGGGCGGTACTACCGAGCCGATCGCGACCGCGCTCAAGGACTCGTACGCCGAGAATGCCGATCTACGCGACGCTTTGGGGATCGCGGTCGAGGCGTTGCGGGCCGGTAGTGCCAACGGCAGCGACGAACCCAGCCTGGATGTGGCCAGCCTCGAGGTCGCCATCCTGGACGCCAACCGGCCGCGCCGGGCGTTCCGCCGGATCGGCCGATCCACGCTGGAAAATCTGCTGCAGGAAGCCGATCTGAACGGCTCGAAATCGGATTCGGAGCCGTCGGATTCCGACGGCGAATCCTCGGATTAG
- the prcB gene encoding proteasome subunit beta → MTWPFPDRLPTNSALPGFSAVNTSSFADLLRRQAPELLPAVLGGGGGQSGGDARHLPHGTTIVALKYPGGVLIAGDRRSTQGNMIAGRDVKKVYITDDYTATGIAGTAAIAVEFARLYAVELEHYEKLEGVPLTFAGKVNRLAIMVRGNLAAAMQGLVALPLLAGYDIHAADPESAGRIVSFDAAGGWNIEEEGYQSVGSGSIFAKSSIKKLYSRVMDADSALRVAVEALYDAADDDSATGGPDLVRGIFPTAVTIGAEGAADVTESRIAELAREVIQSRSRADTFGPDGGEK, encoded by the coding sequence GTGACCTGGCCTTTTCCTGATCGCCTGCCCACTAACTCGGCTCTACCCGGATTTTCTGCTGTAAATACGTCTTCTTTCGCTGACCTGTTGCGCCGCCAGGCCCCGGAGTTGCTACCGGCGGTTCTCGGTGGCGGCGGCGGCCAATCTGGTGGTGACGCCCGTCATCTGCCGCATGGCACCACGATCGTCGCCCTGAAATACCCCGGCGGCGTGCTCATCGCCGGAGACCGGCGTTCCACCCAGGGCAATATGATCGCCGGCCGGGACGTCAAGAAGGTGTACATCACCGACGACTACACCGCGACCGGCATCGCCGGTACCGCGGCGATCGCCGTCGAGTTCGCCCGCCTATACGCCGTGGAACTCGAGCACTACGAGAAGCTGGAAGGCGTACCGCTTACGTTCGCCGGCAAAGTCAACCGGCTCGCGATCATGGTGCGCGGCAACCTGGCCGCCGCGATGCAGGGCCTGGTCGCCCTGCCGCTGCTGGCCGGTTACGACATCCACGCGGCCGATCCGGAAAGTGCCGGTCGAATCGTTTCGTTCGACGCGGCGGGCGGTTGGAACATCGAGGAAGAGGGCTATCAGTCGGTGGGGTCGGGGTCGATTTTCGCCAAGTCCTCGATCAAGAAGTTGTATTCCCGCGTCATGGACGCCGATTCGGCGTTGCGGGTCGCCGTGGAGGCGCTGTATGACGCCGCCGACGACGATTCCGCCACCGGCGGACCCGATCTGGTTCGCGGCATCTTCCCGACGGCGGTCACCATCGGCGCGGAGGGCGCGGCCGACGTGACCGAGAGCCGCATCGCCGAGCTGGCCCGGGAGGTCATCCAAAGCCGGTCGCGCGCCGACACTTTCGGCCCGGACGGCGGTGAGAAGTGA
- a CDS encoding ubiquitin-like protein Pup, with the protein MAQEQTKRGGGGGDDDDVVGTTAAGQERREKLTEETDDLLDEIDDVLEENAEDFVRAYVQKGGQ; encoded by the coding sequence ATGGCGCAGGAGCAAACAAAGCGCGGCGGTGGCGGCGGCGACGACGATGACGTCGTTGGCACCACGGCCGCGGGCCAGGAGCGTCGCGAGAAACTCACCGAGGAAACCGACGATCTGCTCGACGAGATTGACGACGTCCTGGAGGAAAACGCGGAGGACTTCGTCCGCGCGTATGTCCAAAAGGGCGGACAGTGA
- the dop gene encoding pup deamidase/depupylase — protein MQRIIGTEVEYGISSPSDPTANPILTSTQAVLAYAAAAGIQRAKRTRWDYEVESPLRDARGFDLSRAAGPPPVVDADEVGAANMILTNGARLYVDHAHPEYSAPECTDPLDAVIWDKAGERVMEAAARHVASVPGAAKLQLYKNNVDGKGASYGSHENYLMSRQTPFSSIIAGLTPFLVSRQVVTGSGRVGIGPSGDEPGFQLSQRSDYIEVEVGLETTLKRGIINTRDEPHADADRYRRLHVIIGDANLAETSTYLKLGTTALVLDLIEEGPQHGIDLSDLALARPVHAVHAISRDPSLRVAVALADGRELTALALQRIYLDRVAKLVDGRDPDPRASDVVETWAHVLDQLERDPMECAELLDWPAKLRLLEGFRQRENLNWSAPRLHLVDLQYSDVRLDKGLYNRLVARGSMKRLVSEHQVIEAVDNPPTDTRAYFRGECLRRFGADIAAASWDSVIFDLGGDSLVRIPTLEPLRGSKAHVGALLDSVNSAVELVEQLTS, from the coding sequence ATGCAACGGATTATCGGGACGGAGGTCGAGTACGGCATCTCCTCGCCGTCCGACCCGACCGCCAACCCGATCCTCACTTCGACTCAGGCGGTATTGGCCTATGCGGCCGCCGCCGGCATTCAGCGCGCCAAGCGCACCCGCTGGGACTACGAGGTGGAGTCGCCGCTGCGCGACGCCCGCGGTTTCGACCTCAGCCGCGCGGCCGGTCCGCCGCCGGTGGTCGACGCCGACGAGGTCGGCGCGGCCAACATGATCCTGACCAACGGGGCGCGGCTCTACGTCGACCACGCGCACCCCGAATACTCGGCGCCGGAATGCACCGACCCGTTGGATGCCGTGATCTGGGACAAGGCCGGCGAGCGTGTCATGGAGGCCGCGGCCCGCCATGTCGCCAGCGTTCCCGGAGCCGCCAAACTACAGCTCTACAAGAACAACGTCGACGGCAAAGGCGCCTCCTACGGGTCGCACGAGAATTACCTGATGAGCCGCCAGACGCCGTTTTCGTCCATCATCGCCGGGCTGACGCCGTTTCTGGTGTCGCGGCAGGTGGTCACCGGCTCCGGGCGGGTCGGCATCGGGCCCTCCGGCGACGAGCCCGGCTTCCAGCTGTCGCAGCGCTCCGACTACATCGAGGTCGAGGTCGGGCTGGAGACCACGCTGAAGCGCGGCATCATCAACACGCGCGACGAACCGCATGCCGACGCCGACCGGTATCGCCGGCTGCACGTCATCATCGGCGACGCCAACCTCGCCGAGACGTCGACTTACCTGAAGCTGGGCACCACGGCGCTGGTCTTGGACCTGATCGAAGAAGGCCCACAGCACGGGATAGATCTCAGCGACCTCGCGCTGGCCCGCCCGGTGCATGCGGTGCATGCGATCAGTCGCGATCCGTCGTTGCGCGTTGCGGTGGCCCTGGCCGACGGCAGGGAACTGACCGCTCTTGCGCTGCAACGGATCTATCTCGATCGGGTGGCCAAACTGGTCGACGGCCGCGACCCCGATCCCAGGGCATCCGACGTCGTGGAAACCTGGGCACACGTCCTCGACCAACTCGAGCGCGACCCGATGGAATGCGCTGAGCTTTTGGATTGGCCGGCCAAGCTGCGGCTGCTCGAGGGTTTCCGGCAGCGGGAAAACCTGAACTGGTCGGCGCCCCGCCTGCACCTCGTCGACCTGCAATATTCCGATGTCCGGCTGGACAAGGGCCTGTACAACCGGCTGGTCGCGCGTGGTTCGATGAAACGTCTGGTCAGCGAACACCAGGTGATTGAGGCGGTGGACAACCCGCCGACCGACACCCGCGCGTATTTCCGCGGCGAATGCTTGCGTAGGTTCGGGGCCGATATCGCCGCGGCCAGTTGGGACTCGGTGATTTTCGATCTGGGTGGTGATTCCCTGGTGCGCATCCCGACGCTGGAGCCGCTGCGGGGCAGTAAGGCGCACGTCGGAGCGCTGCTGGACTCGGTCAACAGTGCCGTCGAACTGGTGGAGCAACTGACGAGCTGA
- the arc gene encoding proteasome ATPase, with translation MGDSERSEAFGINHESDISSGDAAELEQLRREAAVLREQLEQAAAAPGGTRSARDVHQLEARIDSLAARNSKLMETLKEARQQLLALREEVDRLGQPPSGYGVLLSAHEDETVDVFTSGRKMRLTCSPNIDVASLRKGQTVRLNEALTVVEAGTYESVGEISTLREVLNDGHRALVVGHADEERIVWLAEPLVAEDLPEGHPDALNDDTRPRKLRPGDSLLVDTKAGYAFERIPKAEVEDLVLEEVPDVSYLDIGGLTRQIEQIRDAVELPFLHKELYREYALRPPKGVLLYGPPGCGKTLIAKAVANSLAKKMAEVRGDDAREAKSYFLNIKGPELLNKFVGETERHIRLIFQRAREKASEGTPVIVFFDEMDSIFRTRGTGVSSDVETTVVPQLLSEIDGVEGLENVIVIGASNREDMIDPAILRPGRLDVKIKIERPDAEAAQDIFSKYLVTTLPVHADDLAEFDGDRSACIEAMIEKVVERMYAEIDDNRFLEVTYANGDKEVMYFKDFNSGAMIQNVVDRAKKNAIKSVLETGQPGLRIQHLLDSIVDEFAENEDLPNTTNPDDWARISGKKGERIVYIRTLVTGKSSSASRAIDTESNLGQYL, from the coding sequence ATGGGTGACTCAGAGCGTTCTGAAGCATTCGGGATCAATCACGAATCCGACATATCCAGCGGCGATGCTGCCGAATTGGAACAGTTGCGGCGCGAGGCGGCGGTGCTGCGCGAGCAACTCGAGCAAGCCGCCGCAGCACCGGGCGGCACGCGCTCCGCGCGTGATGTGCATCAACTCGAAGCTCGCATCGACTCGCTTGCCGCCCGCAATTCCAAATTAATGGAAACTCTTAAAGAGGCCCGGCAACAACTGTTGGCGCTGCGGGAAGAGGTCGACCGCCTCGGTCAGCCGCCCAGCGGCTACGGCGTTCTGCTCTCCGCCCACGAGGACGAAACGGTCGACGTTTTCACCTCGGGTCGCAAGATGCGGCTGACCTGCTCACCCAACATCGATGTGGCGTCGTTGCGCAAGGGCCAGACGGTCCGGCTCAACGAAGCCCTGACCGTCGTCGAAGCCGGGACGTACGAATCCGTCGGCGAGATCTCGACCCTGCGTGAGGTGCTCAACGACGGGCACCGGGCATTGGTCGTGGGCCACGCCGACGAGGAACGGATCGTGTGGCTTGCGGAGCCGCTGGTCGCCGAGGACTTGCCGGAAGGGCACCCCGACGCACTCAATGACGACACCAGGCCGCGCAAGTTGCGGCCTGGCGATTCTCTGCTGGTCGACACGAAAGCCGGTTACGCGTTCGAGCGCATCCCCAAGGCCGAGGTCGAGGACCTGGTGCTGGAAGAGGTGCCCGATGTCAGCTACCTGGACATCGGCGGACTGACCCGCCAGATCGAGCAGATTCGCGACGCCGTCGAACTGCCGTTCCTGCACAAGGAGCTGTATCGCGAGTACGCGCTGCGCCCACCCAAGGGTGTGCTGCTGTACGGGCCGCCCGGTTGCGGTAAGACGCTGATCGCCAAGGCGGTCGCGAATTCGCTGGCCAAGAAGATGGCCGAGGTGCGTGGCGACGACGCTCGCGAGGCCAAGTCCTACTTCCTGAACATCAAGGGCCCCGAGCTGCTGAACAAGTTCGTCGGCGAGACCGAGCGGCACATCCGGCTGATCTTCCAGCGTGCCCGTGAGAAGGCGTCGGAAGGAACACCGGTGATCGTGTTCTTCGACGAGATGGACTCGATCTTCCGCACCCGTGGCACCGGTGTCTCCTCGGACGTCGAGACCACGGTGGTCCCGCAGCTGCTGAGCGAGATCGATGGTGTGGAGGGGCTCGAGAACGTCATCGTGATCGGCGCCTCCAACCGCGAGGACATGATCGACCCCGCGATCCTGCGGCCCGGGCGTCTCGACGTGAAGATCAAGATCGAGCGGCCCGATGCCGAAGCGGCACAGGACATTTTCTCAAAGTATCTCGTCACGACGCTGCCGGTGCATGCCGACGACCTCGCGGAGTTCGACGGCGACCGATCGGCGTGCATCGAGGCGATGATCGAGAAGGTGGTCGAGCGGATGTACGCCGAGATCGACGACAACCGGTTCCTGGAGGTCACCTATGCCAACGGTGACAAGGAAGTCATGTACTTCAAGGACTTCAACTCCGGGGCGATGATCCAGAACGTGGTTGACCGGGCGAAGAAGAACGCGATCAAGTCGGTGCTCGAGACCGGACAACCGGGCTTGCGCATTCAGCATCTGCTCGACTCGATCGTCGACGAGTTCGCCGAGAACGAGGACCTGCCCAACACCACCAACCCCGATGACTGGGCGCGGATCTCGGGCAAGAAGGGCGAGCGGATCGTCTACATCCGCACCCTGGTCACCGGCAAGTCGTCGAGCGCGTCGCGTGCCATCGACACCGAATCGAACCTCGGCCAGTACCTCTAG